A window from Littorina saxatilis isolate snail1 linkage group LG9, US_GU_Lsax_2.0, whole genome shotgun sequence encodes these proteins:
- the LOC138975043 gene encoding rRNA methyltransferase 3, mitochondrial-like gives MAASLYACCQRLTVVCNRRCSVKSAASMLSQFSRKYARGIKRTPYAVRTPEEDLEKLKKKGTRGKDPRLNPWAWVTFVPGDPTQAQFTKEANQQRRRPGSHEAKMSPKQPQLKTKQKPVPQIKSSSRDVTQTGLQYEKLEEGDKRFGRVLMAAKSRKEREKRGIIFLEGRRLILDSLQAGVQLKYLYFSDAELVSSLPADLLRGDAQLYKVQYRHLKMWADTHTPAGMLGVFAKPAVGQAMFPQRGYLPLMLICDNIRDPGNMGTIIRTAAAAGCKKILTTKGCVDVWDPKVLRAAMGGHFFTSIVHSLPWEQIVNYVSPSTYLCIADARRSNRVEKSFDIAHPKAIELLSSAEADAESLSSNEENEETRTLEDSEVEVREDELSDGEPSDLEEDTKNEWSNTNSEAYKRVPLSVIEYSDMDLSMAEEVAVIIGGETEGVSPQAKKFAFERYGQFVTIPMMEAVDSLNTATAAAVVLYEARRQLKLRMKRDHRKQGIFGASG, from the exons ATGGCAGCCTCCTTGTACGCATGCTGTCAACGACTCACTGTCGTCTGCAACAGACGTTGTAGCGTTAAGTCAGCGGCTTCTATGCTTTCACAGTTTTCAAGAAAATATGCAAGAGGCATCAAGAGAACACCGTACGCTGTCAGAACGCCGGAAGAGGATCTTGAAAAGCTGAAAAAGAAGGGTACCAGGGGAAAAGATCCTCGTCTGAACCCTTGGGCTTGGGTGACTTTCGTTCCTGGCGATCCCACCCAGGCTCAGTTTACGAAGGAGGCGAACCAACAGCGACGACGACCTGGTAGTCATGAAGCAAAGATGTCCCCAAAACAGCCACAATTGAAGACAAAGCAGAAGCCAGTTCCACAAATTAAATCGTCGTCCAGAGATGTTACCCAAACTGGCCTGCAGTATGAAAAGCTTGAAGAAGGCGACAAGCGTTTCGG aCGAGTGCTTATGGCAGCTAAGTCACGCAAAGAGCGTGAGAAACGGGGCATTATTTTTTTGGAAGGGAGGCGACTCATCCTGGATTCCCTCCAGGCAGGTGTGCAACTGAAATACCTGTACTTCAGTGACGCCGAACTGGTGTCCAGCCTTCCTGCAGACTTACTCCGGGGAGATGCTCAGCTGTATAAAGTTCAGTACAGACACCTGAAAATGTGGGCGGACACTCACACACCTGCTGGAATGCTTG GAGTGTTTGCAAAACCTGCAGTGGGTCAAGCTATGTTTCCACAACGAGGTTATCTCCCCCTGATGCTCATCTGCGACAACATCCGCGATCCAGGTAACATGGGAACCATCATCCGAACGGCTGCAGCTGCTGGTTGCAAGAAGATCCTTACCACAAAAG GTTGCGTGGACGTGTGGGACCCCAAAGTTCTTCGCGCAGCAATGGGAGGCCACTTCTTCACCAGCATTGTGCATAGCCTCCCTTGGGAGCAGATCGTGAATTACGTATCACCATCAACATACCTCTGCATTGCTGACGCTAGGAGAAGTAACAGAGTAGAGAAATCATTCGACATTGCGCATCCTAAAGCCATCGAACTTCTAAGTTCTGCTGAGGCAGACGCCGAGTCTTTGAGTTCAAACGAAGAAAATGAAGAGACGAGAACTTTAGAAGACTCTGAGGTAGAAGTACGAGAAGATGAGTTAAGTGACGGTGAACCCAGCGACTTGGAAGAAGACACAAAGAACGAGTGGAGCAACACAAACAGCGAGGCGTACAAACGAGTTCCCCTCTCCGTCATAGAATACTCCGACATGGATTTGTCGATGGCGGAAGAGGTGGCAGTGATCATAGGCGGAGAAACGGAAGGGGTCAGTCCGCAGGCTAAGAAGTTTGCATTCGAACGGTACGGTCAGTTTGTGACAATTCCCATGATGGAAGCAGTGGACAGTCTGAACACGGCAACGGCAGCTGCTGTTGTGTTGTACGAGGCTCGAAGGCAACTGAAATTGAGAATGAAGAGGGATCATAGGAAACAAGGAATTTTTGGTGCTTCTGGCTAG
- the LOC138975050 gene encoding glyoxalase domain-containing protein 4-like, translating into MATARALHFVFKVGNRTETAKFYRDVLGMKFLRHEEFDEGCKAACNGPYDGKWSKSMVGYGPEDNHFVIELTYNYGIGSYRLGDDFRGITISSSEVLERAKKANYPVTEENGVSVLQSPDGYKFFVAPEKVSGDPVQKVSLSCSNLSKSIEYWNKLCGMDVFSKEDKTALLGFGNDQCKLELVDIGQEVDHATASGRVAFACPRKQLPEIQKRMEAAGQKILTPLLSLDTPGKATVEVVILSDPDGHEICFVGGEAFKELSQVDPKADELLDEAIKNDKSDDWFAKKGLQKGVA; encoded by the exons ATGGCCACGGCACGTGCACTGCATTTTGTCTTCAAAGTTGGCAACCGAACGGAAACCGCAAAGTTTTACAGAGATGTGCTAGGAATGAAG TTCCTGCGGCATGAAGAGTTTGACGAAGGATGTAAAGCTGCCTGCAATGG TCCATATGATGGTAAATGGAGCAAATCCATGGTGGGATATGGCCCAGAAGACAATCACTTTGTCATTGAACTGACCTACAACTACGGCATTGGTTCCTACCGTCTTGGTGATGATTTCAGA GGTATCACCATCAGCTCATCAGAAGTTCTGGAGAGAGCAAAAAAGGCCAACTATCCTGTGACAGAGGAGAACGGCGTCTCTGTGCTTCAGTCCCCTGATGGCTACAAGTTCTTTGTGGCGCCAGAGAAAGTGTCTGGGG ATCCTGTTCAGAAAGTGTCTTTGTCCTGTTCAAACCTCTCCAAATCTATTG AATACTGGAACAAACTGTGTGGGATGGATGTGTTCTCTAAAGAAGACAAAACTGCCTTGCTTGGGTTTGGGAATGATCAG TGCAAGTTGGAGTTGGTTGATATTGGACAAGAGGTCGACCATGCGACAGCTTCTGGGAGGGTTGCTTTCGCTTGCCCCAGGAAACAG CTGCCTGAAATCCAGAAGAGGATGGAGGCTGCTGGTCAGAAGATCCTGACCCCACTGCTCAGTCTGGACACGCCCGGCAAGGCCACAGTGGAGGTGGTCATCCTGTCTGACCCT GACGGCCATGAAATCTGTTTTGTGGGCGGTGAGGCGTTCAAAGAATTGTCTCAGGTGGATCCCAAGGCTGATGAGTTGCTGGATGAG GCAATAAAGAATGACAAGAGTGACGACTGGTTTGCCAAGAAAGGATTGCAGAAAGGCGTTGCCTGA
- the LOC138975046 gene encoding E3 ubiquitin-protein ligase TRIM17-like translates to MATGGAGVDLNSCPVCLETYREPKFLPCHHTFCAQCISDIAKRHRKGNFPCPSCRAPTSLPKGGVAALQTNFYLKKQSELNKMCKIHTNKVLEFYCLKCREAICINCKMTEHEMHQTKDFCKAMQYKELLSEKSRLQKAEEDLRERLKTTRAEYQPVLDKKAAVEKNIHNRYAIIVAAAAKFRDEALDSLRTVCTDIETESGIAQILKQQEDDLKELLKIKRQVERACNSGCATNVIAVVQEMKTRLGSEQAVDKLTSQGLKTVCRPVLHFKVTDEVMLQKTGDFMGTVTKMEMKVAAPEVRVVKQFPCGQETDIEVFSLCHVDSDPPGVCVSYERRVLKGDAPGDDFSENGQLRGTTTNVGKVSRRRYAKGFCMGQASRTGGMNTFSKSLTAAHFRLDNTWSGRANVLNVTVLATNPLKFDCETDFSIKVGAHRAFDVDDTEQFFVVVEEPKLPNMWRKVKLY, encoded by the coding sequence ATGGCTACAGGTGGTGCTGGCGTTGATCTGAACAGCTGCCCTGTGTGTTTGGAAACGTATCGGGAACCCAAGTTCCTGCCCTGCCATCACACGTTCTGTGCCCAGTGCATTTCAGACATTGCAAAGCGTCACAGAAAGGGTAACTTTCCCTGTCCGTCTTGTCGCGCGCCCACCTCTCTGCCCAAAGGGGGAGTGGCTGCCCTGCAGACCAACTTTTACCTCAAGAAACAGTCAGAGCTCAACAAGATGTGTAAAATCCACACCAACAAAGTGCTGGAGTTTTACTGTCTCAAGTGCAGAGAGGCCATCTGCATCAACTGTAAGATGACCGAACACGAGATGCACCAAACAAAAGACTTCTGCAAAGCCATGCAATACAAAGAACTGCTCAGTGAAAAGTCTCGCTTGCAGAAAGCAGAGGAGGATCTCAGGGAAAGACTGAAGACAACAAGAGCAGAGTATCAGCCCGTACTGGACAAGAAGGCTGCAGTGGAAAAGAACATACATAACCGATACGCAATCATTGTGGCTGCTGCCGCCAAGTTCAGAGATGAGGCCCTGGATTCGCTTCGTACTGTCTGCACAGACATTGAGACTGAGAGCGGCATTGCCCAGATCCTGAAACAGCAAGAAGACGACCTGAAAGAACTCTTGAAAATTAAACGACAAGTTGAACGTGCCTGTAACAGCGGATGTGCGACTAATGTGATCGCTGTTGTACAGGAGATGAAGACTCGACTAGGCAGTGAGCAAGCCGTTGACAAGCTGACGTCACAGGGCTTGAAAACCGTCTGCCGTCCCGTCCTCCACTTCAAGGTCACAGATGAAGTCATGCTGCAGAAGACAGGTGACTTCATGGGCACGGTGACcaagatggagatgaaggttgCAGCACCTGAGGTGAGGGTGGTGAAGCAGTTCCCGTGTGGGCAGGAGACTGACATCGAGGTCTTTTCTCTCTGTCATGTTGATAGTGACccgcctggtgtgtgtgtgtcgtatgAACGGCGTGTGCTGAAAGGGGATGCTCCTGGGGACGATTTTTCTGAAAATGGACAGTTAAGGGGCACAACTACAAATGTGGGGAAAGTTTCACGCAGAAGGTACGCCAAAGGCTTCTGTATGGGTCAAGCTTCTCGAACAGGCGGCATGAACACATTCTCCAAATCACTGACGGCAGCACACTTCAGACTGGACAACACTTGGTCAGGAAGGGCAAACGTTCTCAATGTTACAGTTCTGGCAACAAACCCATTAAAGTTTGACTGTGAAACCGACTTCAGCATCAAGGTGGGGGCCCATCGTGCATTCGACGTGGACGACACTGAGCAGTTCTTCGTCGTGGTGGAAGAGCCCAAGCTCCCAAATATGTGGCGCAAAGTGAAACTTTATTGA